From Ruminococcus sp. HUN007, a single genomic window includes:
- a CDS encoding ParB/RepB/Spo0J family partition protein, with translation MAPKKGGLGMGLGALLNDNASEVQGKSTLRISEIEPNRLQPRKDFDEEAIASLADSIKDHGLLQPIVVRPYGRAYQIVAGERRWRAARVAGLGEVPVVIKEFSDSEAMQIALIENLQRENLNPVEEALGYRELSEKYDMTQESIAEMTGRSRSAVTNAIRILGLPDEVLEMIRNGQVSTGHAKVLLALDDEKTIKELASQVADGVLTVRALENAVKSLKSEKKGKTTPKKTDTYFREMELSLKERLGRKVLIKNKSNDKGTLVLEFYNKDDLREIADRLADTINTNK, from the coding sequence TTGGCACCAAAGAAAGGCGGACTCGGCATGGGTCTCGGAGCGCTGTTAAATGACAATGCTTCAGAGGTACAGGGAAAGAGTACACTGAGAATATCCGAGATCGAACCGAACAGACTTCAGCCAAGAAAAGACTTCGATGAGGAAGCCATCGCTTCGCTTGCAGATTCGATAAAGGATCACGGTCTGCTTCAGCCGATCGTTGTACGGCCTTACGGAAGGGCATACCAGATAGTGGCCGGTGAAAGACGATGGAGAGCGGCAAGAGTCGCAGGTCTCGGGGAAGTTCCGGTGGTTATAAAGGAATTTTCCGATTCAGAGGCAATGCAGATAGCACTCATTGAAAACCTCCAGCGTGAAAACCTGAATCCGGTCGAAGAAGCACTGGGATACAGGGAGCTTTCCGAAAAGTATGACATGACTCAGGAGAGCATAGCCGAAATGACAGGACGATCCCGTTCGGCAGTTACCAATGCGATACGCATACTCGGCCTTCCTGATGAAGTTCTTGAAATGATCAGAAACGGTCAGGTATCTACCGGTCATGCAAAAGTTCTTCTCGCACTCGATGATGAGAAAACAATAAAGGAACTCGCTTCACAGGTCGCTGACGGTGTTCTTACGGTAAGAGCACTTGAAAATGCGGTAAAGTCCCTTAAGTCAGAAAAGAAGGGAAAGACTACTCCTAAAAAAACGGACACCTATTTCCGCGAGATGGAACTGAGCCTTAAGGAACGTCTAGGCAGAAAAGTTCTTATAAAAAACAAAAGCAATGACAAGGGCACGCTTGTTCTTGAATTCTACAACAAGGATGATCTGCGCGAGATTGCAGACAGACTTGCTGACACTATAAATACCAATAAATGA
- the serS gene encoding serine--tRNA ligase codes for MLDIKFVRENPDIVKQNIKNKFQDEKLPLVDEVIALDKKNRDIKQEVEALRANRNKLSKQIGGLMAQGKKDEAEEVKAQVNAQAARLEELNAEERTVEEELRTKMMTIPNIIDPSVPIGKDDSENVEVEKFGEPAVPDFEVPYHVDIMEKLKGIDIDSSRRTSGNGFYYLCGDVAQLQSCILSYARDFMIDKGFTYYIPPFMIRSSVVTGVMSFDDMADMMYKIEGEDLYLIGTSEHSMIGKFIDTIVPESDLPQTLTSYSPCFRKEVGSKGIEERGVYRIHQFEKQEMVVVCKPEESMEWFRKLYSYTVEFFRTLDIPVRTLECCSGDLADLKVKSIDVEAWSPRQKKYFEVGSCSNLGDAQARRLSIRVKDENGNKYFPHTLNNTVVAPPRMLIAFLENNLNADGSVNIPKALVPYMRKEKLLPKV; via the coding sequence ATGTTAGACATTAAATTTGTCAGAGAAAACCCTGACATCGTAAAGCAGAACATTAAAAACAAGTTCCAGGATGAAAAGCTTCCTCTTGTTGATGAAGTAATCGCACTCGACAAGAAGAACCGCGACATCAAGCAGGAAGTTGAAGCACTCCGTGCTAACAGAAACAAGCTTTCAAAGCAGATCGGCGGTCTCATGGCTCAGGGCAAAAAGGATGAAGCCGAAGAAGTAAAGGCTCAGGTAAATGCTCAGGCTGCAAGACTTGAAGAACTCAACGCTGAAGAGAGAACAGTTGAGGAAGAACTCCGCACAAAGATGATGACTATTCCGAACATCATCGATCCTTCAGTTCCGATAGGCAAGGACGACTCAGAAAACGTTGAAGTTGAAAAGTTTGGTGAACCTGCCGTTCCTGACTTCGAAGTTCCTTACCACGTTGATATTATGGAGAAGCTCAAGGGTATCGATATCGACAGCTCAAGAAGAACAAGCGGTAATGGTTTCTACTATCTCTGCGGTGACGTTGCTCAGCTCCAGTCATGTATCCTTTCATATGCAAGAGACTTCATGATCGACAAAGGATTTACTTACTACATTCCTCCGTTCATGATCAGAAGCTCAGTAGTTACAGGTGTTATGAGCTTTGACGACATGGCTGACATGATGTACAAGATAGAAGGCGAAGATCTTTACCTTATCGGTACTTCAGAACACTCAATGATCGGTAAGTTCATTGATACTATAGTACCTGAAAGTGATCTTCCTCAGACACTTACAAGCTATTCACCATGTTTCCGTAAGGAAGTTGGTTCAAAGGGTATCGAGGAACGCGGTGTTTACCGTATACACCAGTTTGAAAAGCAGGAAATGGTTGTAGTCTGCAAGCCTGAAGAATCAATGGAATGGTTCCGCAAGCTCTACAGTTACACAGTTGAATTCTTCCGCACACTTGATATTCCTGTTCGTACGCTCGAATGCTGTTCAGGCGACCTCGCTGATCTTAAGGTTAAGTCAATCGACGTTGAAGCATGGTCACCAAGACAGAAGAAGTACTTCGAAGTAGGAAGCTGCTCAAATCTCGGCGATGCACAGGCAAGAAGACTCAGCATCAGAGTTAAGGATGAGAACGGAAACAAGTATTTCCCTCATACTCTCAACAACACAGTTGTTGCTCCTCCGAGAATGCTCATCGCATTCCTTGAAAACAACCTCAATGCAGACGGTTCAGTAAATATCCCTAAGGCTCTTGTTCCTTACATGAGAAAAGAAAAACTTTTACCTAAAGTTTAA
- the guaB gene encoding IMP dehydrogenase, whose amino-acid sequence MLSDFNNKFVKEGLTFDDVLLIPAKSDVTPNMIKLGTNLTKTIKLNTPVMASAMDTVTESKMAIAIAREGGIGIIHKNMSIEKQVDEVDKVKRSENGVIVNPFSLTEDHIVRDADELMGKYKISGVPIVDEKGKLVGIITNRDMRFMVDLNSKIGDVMTKDNLVTGSVGTTLEQAQEILRKHKIEKLPLVDDEGYLKGLITIKDIEKAVEFPNSARDAKGRLLCGAAIGVTNDVLERAAALIEAQVDVLVLDSAHGHSANIIRCLKTVKEHFPDIPVIAGNIATAAAAEELIKAGADALKVGIGPGSICTTRVVAGIGVPQITAVYDVAEVAQKYGVPVIADGGIKYSGDIVKALAAGASVVMLGSLLAGCEEAPGATEIFQGRSFKVYRGMGSMGAMECGSKDRYFQDGKDTKKLVPEGVEGRVPYKGPLCDTIYQLVGGIRSGMGYCGCETIPELHERAQFVRITGAGLKESHPHDIYITKEAPNYSVQI is encoded by the coding sequence ATGCTTAGTGATTTCAACAATAAGTTCGTAAAAGAAGGTCTTACATTCGATGATGTGCTTCTGATCCCTGCAAAATCAGACGTAACACCGAATATGATCAAACTCGGTACTAATCTTACAAAGACAATTAAACTCAACACACCTGTAATGGCTTCTGCCATGGATACTGTAACAGAATCCAAAATGGCTATTGCTATCGCTCGTGAAGGCGGTATAGGAATTATTCATAAGAACATGTCAATTGAAAAGCAGGTTGACGAAGTAGACAAGGTAAAGCGTTCAGAAAACGGCGTTATCGTAAATCCATTCTCTCTTACAGAAGATCACATTGTCCGTGATGCTGATGAACTCATGGGCAAGTACAAGATCTCAGGTGTCCCGATCGTAGATGAAAAGGGCAAGCTCGTTGGTATCATCACAAACCGTGATATGAGATTCATGGTTGATCTTAACTCAAAGATCGGCGACGTAATGACAAAGGACAACCTTGTTACCGGTTCAGTAGGAACAACACTCGAACAGGCACAGGAGATCCTTCGTAAGCATAAGATCGAAAAACTCCCTCTCGTTGATGATGAAGGCTATCTCAAGGGTCTCATCACTATCAAGGATATTGAAAAAGCTGTTGAGTTCCCTAACTCAGCAAGAGACGCAAAGGGCAGACTCCTCTGCGGTGCTGCTATCGGCGTAACAAATGACGTTCTCGAAAGAGCTGCTGCTCTTATCGAAGCTCAGGTCGATGTACTCGTACTCGACTCAGCTCACGGCCACAGCGCAAACATCATCAGATGCTTAAAGACAGTTAAGGAACACTTCCCTGACATTCCTGTAATTGCAGGTAACATTGCTACAGCAGCTGCTGCCGAAGAACTTATCAAGGCCGGTGCAGACGCACTTAAGGTTGGTATCGGACCTGGTTCTATCTGTACAACACGAGTTGTTGCAGGTATCGGTGTTCCGCAGATCACAGCAGTTTACGACGTTGCTGAAGTTGCTCAGAAGTACGGCGTTCCGGTTATTGCAGACGGCGGTATCAAGTACTCAGGCGATATCGTTAAGGCTCTTGCAGCCGGTGCAAGCGTTGTAATGCTCGGTTCACTTCTCGCAGGATGCGAGGAAGCTCCTGGTGCTACTGAAATATTCCAGGGCCGTTCATTCAAGGTATACAGAGGCATGGGCAGTATGGGTGCCATGGAATGCGGTTCAAAGGACAGATACTTCCAGGACGGCAAGGATACAAAGAAGCTCGTTCCTGAAGGCGTTGAAGGTCGTGTACCTTACAAGGGACCTCTCTGCGATACAATTTATCAGCTTGTCGGCGGTATCCGTTCAGGTATGGGTTACTGCGGCTGTGAAACAATTCCTGAACTTCACGAAAGAGCTCAGTTTGTACGCATCACAGGTGCAGGTCTTAAGGAAAGCCATCCGCACGATATCTACATCACAAAGGAAGCTCCTAACTATTCAGTTCAGATCTGA
- a CDS encoding sigma-70 family RNA polymerase sigma factor: MWSASHLYRLKTRESEVITITDNETIISMFNKRDERVLEQISENYGYTCRRVAGSILENEEEAKECFNDALLSVWNSIPPAQPDNFYGYLLKTVRNISLNILKGKKRLKRGEGKNGLVLDEIAEFLPSGENIEAQLETKERENEIKEALTAFLRKQKQDHRDIFILRYWRFSTTAEIAEEFGITENHVNVILSRLRKKLGDFLEKEGLM, from the coding sequence GTGTGGTCAGCGTCTCATCTGTACAGACTTAAAACCAGAGAATCAGAGGTGATCACCATTACTGATAACGAAACTATAATCTCAATGTTCAATAAGCGTGATGAACGGGTGCTTGAACAGATATCCGAAAATTACGGATACACCTGCCGCAGGGTAGCAGGGAGTATCCTTGAAAATGAAGAAGAAGCCAAGGAATGTTTTAACGATGCGCTGTTATCGGTATGGAACTCGATACCTCCGGCACAGCCAGACAATTTCTACGGGTATCTTCTGAAAACGGTACGAAATATTTCACTGAATATCCTGAAGGGAAAGAAGAGATTAAAACGCGGTGAGGGAAAGAACGGACTTGTTCTTGATGAAATTGCGGAATTTCTTCCTTCAGGTGAAAACATTGAGGCGCAGCTCGAAACAAAAGAAAGGGAAAATGAGATAAAGGAAGCACTGACTGCCTTTCTGAGAAAACAGAAGCAGGATCACCGTGACATTTTCATACTCCGTTACTGGCGTTTTTCCACAACGGCAGAAATAGCTGAGGAATTCGGTATTACCGAAAATCATGTAAATGTCATACTGTCGCGGTTACGTAAAAAGCTTGGCGATTTTCTTGAAAAGGAGGGATTGATGTGA
- a CDS encoding dockerin type I domain-containing protein: MTPLKFTELMNELPDDMIEAANRPHQKKQKRIIYIIPAAAACFSLVVALSFFLKGKQMTSDPDFTVSVDPEISAVTMTETVPYTEIQQEDVPVTEAPVSGDALIISDQVTDTATGAQIEAGTEERKPDKVTEKSAENRKDDKEHTAAKTESVRETAAERTERVTENYGDRPVPLKPGNSPHTEGSDNSNVTEAPVTAPDTADEPSPVMANQNTKPADQNTQPAVNVPGYEPEPAAPQETEPAPGAACQPACPPDAQSDPPGAADPNLPDYSPTVQADNEKKPGDVNLDGKVDKSDLTKLSEYLSDKRNPEGQAFRNADINADGNVDLTDLSLLRKLISENET; the protein is encoded by the coding sequence GTGACACCATTAAAGTTTACTGAACTGATGAATGAACTGCCGGATGATATGATAGAAGCGGCAAACCGTCCTCATCAGAAGAAACAAAAACGTATTATATATATAATACCGGCAGCTGCCGCCTGTTTCTCCCTGGTAGTTGCATTATCCTTTTTCCTGAAAGGAAAACAGATGACCAGTGATCCGGACTTTACAGTATCTGTAGATCCTGAAATATCGGCCGTGACCATGACGGAAACTGTTCCGTATACGGAAATACAACAGGAGGATGTGCCGGTAACTGAAGCACCGGTAAGCGGAGATGCTCTGATTATTTCAGATCAGGTAACAGATACAGCAACAGGCGCGCAGATTGAAGCAGGTACCGAAGAAAGAAAACCTGATAAAGTAACGGAAAAAAGTGCTGAAAACAGAAAAGATGATAAGGAACATACTGCCGCAAAAACAGAAAGCGTCAGAGAAACTGCCGCAGAACGGACGGAAAGAGTGACAGAAAATTACGGTGACAGGCCCGTTCCGCTGAAACCGGGAAATTCTCCGCATACAGAAGGATCTGATAACAGTAATGTAACGGAGGCTCCCGTGACCGCGCCGGATACGGCTGACGAACCGTCACCTGTAATGGCAAACCAGAATACAAAACCGGCAGACCAGAATACACAACCTGCGGTGAACGTGCCTGGCTATGAGCCAGAACCTGCCGCACCCCAGGAAACAGAACCGGCTCCCGGAGCAGCATGTCAGCCTGCATGTCCTCCGGATGCACAGTCTGATCCGCCCGGTGCCGCAGATCCGAATCTTCCGGATTACTCGCCGACCGTACAGGCTGATAATGAGAAAAAGCCCGGTGACGTAAATCTGGACGGTAAAGTCGATAAATCCGATCTGACAAAACTCTCGGAATATCTTTCTGATAAAAGAAATCCTGAAGGACAGGCGTTCCGTAATGCAGACATTAACGCTGACGGGAATGTCGATCTGACAGACCTTTCACTGTTAAGAAAACTCATTTCCGAAAATGAGACGTAA
- a CDS encoding potassium transporter TrkG, protein MKKIRISPVHFIPLSFVAAIVLGTLLLMIPAATAPGNSTDLLTALFTATTSVCVTGLVVVDTYAHWSLLGQIIMLLLVQIGGLGVVAVASMIMILGKRKFSLGDRILLENSLNVEKNTGLLAFLKRVFKSVFITEGIGAVLYAVKFVPLLGPAKGIWASVFQSVSAFCNAGMDVIGPDSMIIFNDSPYLMILTMILITLGGLGFVVWFDVAEVIRNSIRHRFSPRVMISRLSEHSKLVLVVSAVLVVSGAAVVFFAEYSNPDTMGSMTLPDKIMNSFFQSVTFRTAGFASVPQDGLTEETCFTGFVLMFIGGSPVGTAGGVKTVTAVLFLFNALSYMQGKDETTVFRRRVTEEMMRKASAIVFVSMSAVFIMISLLMAGGGIALTDAAYEIVSALSTVGLSRNLTSHLDTYGRIIVIVSMYLGRIGPISMAVFFSSDRRTNNMIRHSEGEFYVG, encoded by the coding sequence ATGAAAAAAATTAGAATTTCGCCGGTGCATTTTATTCCGCTCAGCTTTGTGGCAGCGATAGTGCTCGGTACACTGCTGCTCATGATACCGGCAGCGACCGCACCCGGAAACAGTACTGATCTGCTTACGGCTTTGTTTACAGCGACAACGTCAGTATGTGTTACCGGTCTTGTGGTTGTTGACACATATGCGCACTGGAGCCTTCTCGGGCAGATCATCATGCTTCTGCTCGTTCAGATAGGCGGACTTGGTGTAGTAGCTGTTGCATCAATGATAATGATTCTGGGAAAGAGAAAGTTTTCACTGGGAGATCGTATTCTTCTTGAAAATTCCCTGAATGTCGAGAAAAATACCGGACTGCTTGCATTCCTTAAGCGCGTTTTCAAAAGCGTCTTTATTACGGAAGGTATCGGTGCGGTACTGTATGCAGTAAAATTTGTGCCTCTTCTCGGTCCGGCAAAGGGAATATGGGCTTCGGTTTTTCAGTCTGTATCAGCATTCTGCAATGCCGGTATGGACGTGATCGGGCCTGACAGTATGATAATATTCAACGATTCTCCGTATCTTATGATCCTCACTATGATCCTGATCACACTCGGAGGACTTGGATTCGTAGTCTGGTTTGATGTGGCTGAAGTGATCAGAAATTCGATCCGTCACAGATTCAGTCCGCGTGTCATGATCTCGAGACTTTCCGAACACAGCAAGCTGGTACTTGTGGTATCTGCAGTTCTTGTTGTTTCAGGAGCTGCTGTTGTATTCTTTGCGGAATACAGCAATCCGGATACGATGGGAAGTATGACGCTGCCGGACAAGATAATGAACAGCTTTTTTCAGTCAGTCACATTCAGAACAGCAGGTTTCGCTTCTGTTCCGCAGGACGGACTTACGGAGGAAACCTGCTTTACCGGTTTTGTTCTGATGTTTATCGGCGGATCTCCTGTAGGTACTGCCGGCGGTGTAAAAACGGTAACTGCTGTGCTGTTTCTGTTCAATGCCCTTTCGTACATGCAGGGAAAAGACGAAACAACCGTTTTCCGACGCAGGGTCACAGAAGAAATGATGAGAAAGGCTTCAGCAATAGTGTTTGTCAGTATGTCTGCCGTATTTATTATGATTTCGCTTCTTATGGCAGGAGGCGGTATTGCTCTTACTGATGCAGCGTATGAAATAGTAAGTGCTCTCAGCACGGTAGGCCTTTCAAGAAATCTGACCTCACATCTGGATACTTACGGGAGGATCATTGTGATAGTTTCGATGTATCTCGGAAGAATAGGTCCGATTTCCATGGCGGTCTTCTTCTCAAGTGACAGGAGGACCAATAATATGATCAGACATTCTGAAGGTGAATTTTACGTAGGATAA
- a CDS encoding TrkA family potassium uptake protein has product MKSVAVLGLGKYGRSLAKNLYSMGADVLAVDKDEVIIEEISHQCTSAICANLENEDEVTALGLKNMDIVVTAMGTSMGASIMAVSVAKEQGVPFVVSKAASERMSSILKKVGADKIINPEGEGGLRSASILISSSFTDFFEIDSNMYMIEMKPRKEWIGKNLMELELRRKMNLNVVAIRESGKLWTHANPKFSLTENCVLLIVVEKKDMKNVQD; this is encoded by the coding sequence ATGAAATCTGTAGCTGTTCTGGGACTGGGAAAATACGGAAGAAGCCTTGCGAAGAATCTGTACAGCATGGGGGCTGATGTTCTTGCAGTTGACAAGGACGAAGTTATTATTGAAGAAATATCACACCAGTGTACATCTGCGATATGTGCGAATCTGGAGAACGAAGATGAAGTAACTGCACTTGGACTTAAGAATATGGATATAGTTGTAACGGCGATGGGAACAAGTATGGGTGCGAGTATAATGGCTGTATCAGTGGCTAAGGAACAGGGAGTTCCTTTCGTTGTATCAAAGGCTGCATCGGAACGTATGTCATCCATTCTGAAAAAAGTCGGCGCCGACAAGATAATCAATCCGGAGGGTGAAGGCGGACTTCGTTCGGCAAGTATACTTATATCCTCTTCATTTACGGACTTTTTTGAGATTGACTCAAATATGTATATGATCGAGATGAAACCGAGAAAGGAATGGATCGGTAAAAATCTGATGGAGCTGGAACTGCGCAGGAAAATGAATCTGAATGTCGTTGCAATCAGGGAAAGCGGAAAACTTTGGACTCATGCCAATCCGAAATTCAGTCTTACGGAAAACTGTGTTCTGCTGATTGTCGTTGAAAAGAAGGATATGAAAAACGTTCAGGACTGA
- a CDS encoding putative ABC transporter permease → MFYRFIILAFIFSSGCISGWILELFYRRFKITNKEHIWVNPGFLTGPYLPLYGFGLTLLYLLAGLEDYIPVQETYMRRGVLFLVMSVAMTLIELIAGEIFIVRMNLKLWDYSQMKFNYKGIICLRFSFFWTLLGAVYYFLIHPHILNALEWFAHNLLFSFFIGIFYGVFFIDLAETFQMVGRIKKFAKENEMIIRYEELKNQIKLYAMEKSENYRFLHALYTEETSLPEHLKRYFEIQAAFLEDDLKNDFIDDKIDKVKEKIERIKEKI, encoded by the coding sequence ATGTTTTACAGATTTATTATTCTTGCGTTCATATTTTCATCAGGATGCATTTCCGGATGGATACTTGAACTTTTTTACCGTCGTTTCAAAATAACGAACAAGGAGCATATATGGGTCAATCCGGGATTTCTGACCGGACCGTATCTTCCGCTTTACGGATTCGGCCTGACGCTGCTTTATCTGCTTGCCGGACTCGAAGACTACATTCCCGTGCAGGAAACATACATGAGGCGGGGAGTGCTGTTCCTCGTAATGTCAGTCGCGATGACACTTATTGAACTGATTGCCGGTGAGATATTTATTGTGCGGATGAACCTCAAACTCTGGGATTATTCGCAGATGAAGTTTAACTACAAGGGAATCATCTGTCTGCGTTTTTCATTTTTCTGGACTCTGCTCGGCGCAGTCTACTACTTCCTGATCCATCCGCATATACTGAATGCTCTCGAATGGTTTGCACACAATCTGCTGTTCTCGTTCTTTATAGGTATATTTTACGGAGTATTTTTCATCGACCTTGCAGAAACCTTCCAGATGGTCGGACGTATAAAGAAGTTTGCAAAGGAAAACGAGATGATCATCCGCTACGAGGAACTGAAGAATCAGATAAAGCTCTATGCGATGGAGAAGAGCGAAAATTATCGTTTCCTTCATGCGCTGTATACAGAGGAGACTTCTCTTCCGGAACATCTGAAACGATATTTTGAGATACAGGCCGCTTTCCTTGAAGATGATCTGAAGAATGACTTTATTGATGATAAGATCGATAAGGTGAAAGAGAAGATAGAACGAATAAAAGAGAAGATATGA
- a CDS encoding Rpn family recombination-promoting nuclease/putative transposase, whose product MKKIKGINRKASKNKRYRRRIGYREFISSIEARKALVKSLNLMDDTFFAAVMEDTEVCTYVLREITGIDTLTVKACKVQYHIRNLISHSVILDILAEDDSGRVYNIEVQKSNEGNHPKRIRSYQANLDSVLLGKGCDYDSLPEAYFIFISAFDPFDLGDNYYEVERKLKGRDNTVPNGVHEIYLNTKITTDRNITKLLQYFKNSDASRDDFGPLSDKVRFYKNNEKGGVSMCEKVQRLIDESNEELRIKYAKELEIKDKALEREKDINFAQAAEISRLKAQIAEMQGS is encoded by the coding sequence ATGAAAAAAATCAAAGGTATAAACAGAAAAGCAAGTAAAAACAAAAGATACAGGCGGCGCATCGGCTACAGGGAGTTCATCAGTTCCATCGAAGCCAGAAAAGCACTTGTAAAGAGTTTGAATCTAATGGACGACACATTCTTCGCTGCCGTCATGGAAGATACGGAAGTGTGCACTTATGTTCTCAGAGAAATAACCGGCATTGATACACTTACCGTTAAAGCGTGCAAAGTTCAGTACCATATCCGCAACCTTATATCTCATTCAGTAATACTTGATATCCTTGCTGAAGATGATTCAGGGCGGGTATACAATATCGAAGTTCAGAAATCAAACGAAGGCAATCATCCTAAACGTATCAGATCCTATCAGGCTAATCTTGATTCTGTCCTGCTCGGAAAAGGATGTGATTATGACTCACTTCCGGAAGCGTATTTCATCTTCATATCGGCTTTTGATCCGTTTGATCTTGGTGACAACTATTACGAAGTCGAACGAAAACTAAAAGGTCGTGACAACACCGTTCCGAACGGAGTACATGAGATCTATCTGAATACAAAAATAACGACCGACCGCAACATCACAAAACTTCTTCAGTATTTCAAAAACAGCGATGCATCCCGTGATGATTTCGGTCCGCTGTCTGATAAAGTACGGTTTTATAAAAACAATGAGAAAGGTGGAGTTTCTATGTGTGAAAAAGTTCAGAGACTTATTGATGAATCAAATGAAGAATTACGTATTAAATATGCCAAAGAACTTGAAATAAAGGACAAAGCACTTGAAAGGGAAAAGGATATCAATTTCGCTCAGGCTGCTGAAATATCTCGCCTCAAAGCTCAGATTGCTGAAATGCAGGGAAGTTAA